Proteins encoded within one genomic window of Megalopta genalis isolate 19385.01 chromosome 10, iyMegGena1_principal, whole genome shotgun sequence:
- the LOC117220081 gene encoding uncharacterized protein LOC117220081 produces MLRSIEQQIPRVAATKLFSLQAKMRNVIFLATCFALVAIAFGNNLIIGRRQPGEIVVKDEIIMRPRIWGRPEAAICSASAPAGSEISFVSVESWNPWIVGIRPIEGGVGANNVVVSIIGRPSWGFSVRCIILAVHKKTTTARPTTTPKTTTPKSTTPETTPSEPPTTSPNSTTPETTPSEPATTTPESTTPETTNTEPAMWTLSTPTPPPEYTTSATL; encoded by the exons ATGCTGCGATCCATCGAACAACAGATCCCCAGAGTCGCGGCTACAAAGCTTTTCTCATTGCAAGCGAAAATGCGCAACGTAATATTCTTGGCCACGTGCTTCGCCCTCGTGGCGATCGCCTTTGGAAACAACCTGATCATCGGGAGACGTCAACCGGGCGAGATAGTCGTTAAAGACGAGATCATTATGAGG CCGCGAATTTGGGGAAGACCGGAGGCTGCGATCTGCAGCGCGTCGGCTCCTGCCGGATCTGAGATCTCGTTTGTCAGTGTGGAGTCTTGGAACCCATGGATAGTCGGCATCAGACCCATAGAAGGTGGTGTCGGAGCAAACAATGTAGTGGTATCGATAATTGGGAGACCAAGCTGGGGATTCTCGGTCAGGTGCATTATCCTTGCTGTACATAAAAAGACAACGACTGCTCGGCCGACTACCACACCAAAGACCACTACACCAAAATCCACAACTCCAGAGACTACGCCTTCGGAGCCACCAACCACTTCGCCAAATTCCACAACTCCAGAGACTACGCCTTCGGAGCCAGCAACCACTACGCCAGAATCCACAACTCCAGAGACTACGAATACGGAGCCAGCAATGTGGACATTATCAACACCAACCCCACCTCCAGAGTATACTACTTCAGCTACTCTGTAG